One genomic segment of Amycolatopsis sp. Hca4 includes these proteins:
- a CDS encoding quinone oxidoreductase has protein sequence MKAIVISAAGGPEVLRLQERQAPRPGPGEILVDVRVAGVNFFDVGIRRGRLAEVPGMEGTGVVAAVGEGVGEFAPGDRVAWLAIETHAGYAEQIVLPAAQVVAVPDAIDDETAAAVLLQGLTAHHHCTVCHPVQPGDITLVHAAAGGVGLLLTQLIKARGGTVIGLVSRPEKVAVATAAGADHVLISTGEAFVEPVLDLTGGAGVHAVFDGAGGPTFAGSLKVLRTHGTMVFYGPLIGDVPTIAMNEIPRSTRLTYGTLPDHIETREELVGHAAELFGLVEKGELTVRIGGRYPLAEAAKAHADLESRATTGKLLLIP, from the coding sequence ATGAAAGCGATCGTGATCAGTGCAGCGGGTGGCCCGGAAGTGTTGCGGCTGCAGGAGCGGCAGGCGCCTCGGCCGGGCCCGGGAGAGATCCTGGTGGACGTCCGGGTGGCGGGCGTGAACTTCTTCGACGTCGGGATCCGCCGGGGACGGCTGGCCGAAGTGCCGGGGATGGAAGGCACCGGCGTGGTGGCGGCGGTGGGCGAAGGGGTCGGCGAGTTCGCCCCGGGAGACCGGGTGGCGTGGCTGGCGATCGAAACCCACGCCGGCTACGCGGAGCAGATCGTGCTCCCGGCGGCCCAGGTCGTCGCGGTGCCGGACGCCATCGACGACGAAACCGCGGCCGCCGTGCTGTTGCAGGGCCTGACCGCCCACCACCACTGCACGGTCTGCCACCCGGTGCAGCCCGGGGACATCACGCTCGTGCACGCCGCCGCCGGCGGGGTCGGGCTGCTGCTGACCCAGCTGATCAAGGCGCGTGGCGGCACGGTGATCGGCCTCGTCTCACGGCCGGAGAAGGTCGCGGTCGCCACCGCCGCGGGCGCCGATCACGTCCTGATCTCCACCGGGGAGGCGTTCGTCGAGCCGGTGCTGGACCTGACCGGTGGTGCGGGCGTGCACGCGGTGTTCGACGGCGCGGGTGGCCCGACGTTCGCCGGCTCGTTGAAGGTGCTGCGGACGCACGGCACGATGGTGTTCTACGGGCCGCTGATCGGGGACGTGCCGACCATCGCGATGAACGAGATCCCGCGCAGCACCCGCCTCACCTACGGCACGCTGCCCGACCACATCGAGACCCGCGAGGAGCTCGTCGGGCACGCGGCCGAGCTGTTCGGGCTGGTCGAGAAGGGCGAGCTGACCGTGCGGATCGGCGGCCGCTACCCCCTGGCCGAAGCGGCGAAGGCCCACGCGGACCTCGAATCGCGGGCGACGACCGGGAAACTGCTGCTGATCCCGTGA
- a CDS encoding TetR/AcrR family transcriptional regulator: protein MTTKKGAATRRRIVEAAAAEIRERGVNAITLDDVGRRSGTGKGQMFHYFPEGREQLLLAVAEHEADRVFEGQQPYLDELTSRAAWEAWRDLIITQYRDEGLYCPLGVLISDVGRYSPASRAIAAQLVRRWQACVRAGIEATQAAGEADPELDADHTAAALVGTIQGGVTVLLSTGSTEHLEAGLNLCLDRLLV from the coding sequence ATGACCACGAAGAAGGGCGCGGCCACCCGACGGCGCATCGTCGAAGCCGCCGCGGCCGAGATCCGGGAACGCGGCGTGAACGCCATCACCCTGGACGACGTGGGCCGGCGCAGCGGCACCGGGAAAGGCCAGATGTTCCACTACTTTCCGGAAGGGCGGGAGCAGCTCCTGCTGGCCGTCGCCGAACACGAAGCGGACCGCGTCTTCGAAGGACAGCAGCCGTACCTCGACGAACTCACCTCGCGCGCGGCCTGGGAGGCGTGGCGCGACCTGATCATCACCCAGTACCGCGACGAAGGGCTGTACTGCCCGCTCGGGGTGCTGATCTCCGACGTCGGCCGCTACAGCCCCGCGTCCCGAGCCATTGCCGCGCAACTGGTCCGGCGGTGGCAGGCGTGCGTCCGGGCCGGCATCGAGGCCACGCAGGCGGCCGGCGAGGCCGACCCGGAACTCGACGCCGACCACACCGCCGCGGCCCTGGTCGGCACCATCCAGGGCGGGGTCACCGTTCTGCTGTCCACCGGGTCCACCGAGCACCTGGAAGCCGGGCTGAACCTCTGCCTCGACCGCCTGCTGGTGTGA
- a CDS encoding ATP-binding protein gives MGTTGLAGRLAEARSRALVGREPERAVLDRMLSGAADAPLVAYVHGPGGIGKSSLLRHAARQAELAGRRVVHVDARFLDADPRRLEEAAVPACAEPGTVLLLDTFERCQPLEPWLRDTFLLRLAEGALVVLASRIAPDAEWSLDPGWAPLFAELALSPLDVAQSDALLAARGVPADRRPAFVAFAGGSPLALSLAASVPLAAPDAPWEPTEDVLTTLVDRLVGDVPTAAHQRALEVVAQAYVTRESLVRAVLGEGETPAVFSWLRQQPYIETTPEGLHPHDAVRATLAADLRWRDPERYDEIRVRISVAALQAVRAATEDDALLRVAEWMFLCRPRNGPEHPYDWRAHPHLEDTPLRPADVPAVLRMAAETEGPASAAAVAHWVRRQPEGFRVYRPAGSATPAGFMATLQLTASLPEDRAADPVIAAVWDAVAAVAPLGPGEHLGIRRFAVEPGRHQRPSPMLDLISRRTIAKEMRTRGRAVAFTVFEDGDRWRDYLFEAGLREIAAVDVGGRRQYVFGRDWRRQTVEQWVEHRVQTVATPVATWPATPPSGAAEDHRRRAAFEKDVLEALRMWHTPRAFATSALLRSSLVPPGSADPAADLRAAITTALDALPVDPAGVKAHEVLTATYIAAPRTLKAAARRLGVPYGTYRRHLAAAKARLVEQLLAGS, from the coding sequence GTGGGTACGACGGGTCTGGCGGGCCGCCTGGCCGAGGCGCGAAGCCGGGCGCTGGTGGGCCGGGAGCCGGAACGGGCGGTGCTCGACCGGATGCTGTCGGGGGCCGCCGACGCGCCGCTCGTGGCGTACGTGCACGGTCCCGGCGGCATCGGCAAGTCCTCGCTGCTGCGCCACGCCGCGCGGCAGGCGGAGCTCGCGGGGCGGCGGGTGGTGCACGTCGACGCCCGGTTCCTCGACGCTGATCCGCGTCGCCTCGAGGAGGCCGCCGTTCCAGCCTGTGCCGAGCCGGGCACCGTCCTGCTCCTCGACACCTTCGAGCGGTGCCAGCCGCTCGAGCCGTGGCTGCGCGACACCTTCCTGCTCCGGCTGGCCGAAGGTGCGCTCGTCGTCCTGGCGAGCCGGATCGCGCCGGACGCCGAGTGGTCGCTGGACCCGGGCTGGGCGCCGCTGTTCGCGGAGCTGGCCCTGTCACCGCTGGACGTCGCGCAGTCCGACGCGCTGCTCGCCGCCCGTGGTGTCCCCGCCGACCGGCGCCCGGCGTTCGTCGCGTTCGCCGGAGGCAGCCCGCTGGCCCTCTCGCTCGCCGCGTCGGTGCCGCTCGCGGCGCCGGACGCGCCGTGGGAGCCGACCGAAGACGTGCTGACGACGTTGGTCGACCGGCTGGTCGGCGACGTGCCCACCGCGGCCCACCAGCGTGCTCTCGAAGTCGTCGCCCAGGCGTACGTCACGCGGGAATCGCTGGTGCGCGCGGTGCTGGGGGAGGGGGAAACGCCGGCGGTGTTCTCCTGGCTGCGGCAGCAGCCCTACATCGAGACCACGCCCGAAGGGCTGCACCCGCACGATGCCGTGCGGGCCACGCTCGCGGCCGACCTGCGCTGGCGCGACCCCGAGCGGTACGACGAGATCCGCGTCCGGATCTCGGTCGCGGCCCTGCAGGCGGTGCGCGCCGCCACGGAGGACGACGCGCTGCTGCGGGTCGCGGAGTGGATGTTCCTGTGCCGCCCCCGGAACGGCCCTGAGCACCCGTACGACTGGCGGGCGCACCCGCACCTCGAAGACACCCCGCTGCGCCCGGCCGACGTGCCCGCCGTGCTGCGCATGGCGGCGGAGACCGAGGGCCCGGCTTCCGCGGCCGCGGTCGCCCATTGGGTGCGCCGCCAGCCGGAGGGGTTCCGCGTCTACCGCCCCGCCGGGTCCGCCACCCCGGCGGGGTTCATGGCCACCCTGCAGCTGACTGCGTCCCTGCCGGAGGACCGGGCGGCGGACCCGGTGATCGCGGCGGTCTGGGACGCCGTGGCGGCGGTCGCGCCGCTGGGGCCGGGTGAGCACCTGGGTATCCGGCGGTTCGCCGTCGAGCCGGGACGGCACCAGCGGCCGTCGCCCATGCTGGACCTGATCAGCCGGCGCACCATCGCGAAGGAGATGCGGACCCGCGGCCGCGCGGTGGCCTTCACCGTCTTCGAAGACGGTGACCGGTGGCGGGACTACCTCTTCGAGGCCGGTCTGCGCGAGATCGCGGCCGTGGACGTCGGCGGCCGGCGCCAGTACGTGTTCGGCCGGGACTGGCGGCGGCAGACGGTGGAGCAGTGGGTGGAGCACCGGGTCCAGACGGTGGCCACGCCGGTGGCCACGTGGCCGGCCACGCCGCCGTCCGGCGCGGCGGAGGACCACCGGCGCCGCGCGGCGTTCGAGAAGGACGTGCTGGAGGCGCTGCGGATGTGGCACACCCCGAGGGCCTTTGCGACCAGCGCGCTGCTGCGGTCGTCCCTCGTCCCGCCGGGCTCGGCCGACCCAGCGGCGGACCTGCGCGCGGCCATCACGACGGCCCTCGACGCCCTGCCGGTCGATCCGGCGGGGGTGAAGGCACACGAAGTGCTCACGGCGACTTACATCGCGGCTCCCCGCACGTTGAAGGCGGCCGCCCGGCGGCTCGGGGTGCCCTACGGGACTTACCGGCGTCACCTCGCGGCCGCCAAGGCGCGGCTGGTCGAGCAGTTGCTGGCGGGCAGCTGA
- a CDS encoding flavin reductase family protein, producing the protein MTLDQRAIRDAFGRFATGVTVVTCRNDQGEPHGATVNAFTAVSLEPALCQVTLTRRSKACRYLDGAPFAVNVLAADQLDTAWHFAGRPQDRAPAWAEGVVAPVLTGTAATISCRPWRTYDGGDHLIVIGEVAHLETGDADPLLFFAGGFRELGPRGHAHWSASVDCPDLGWFGSAAEFAPLTAAAS; encoded by the coding sequence ATGACGCTCGACCAGCGTGCAATCCGCGACGCCTTCGGCCGCTTCGCCACCGGCGTCACGGTCGTGACCTGCCGCAACGACCAGGGCGAACCCCACGGGGCGACGGTGAACGCCTTCACCGCCGTCTCCCTGGAGCCGGCCCTGTGCCAGGTGACGCTGACGCGCCGGTCGAAGGCCTGCCGCTACCTCGACGGCGCGCCGTTCGCCGTCAACGTCCTCGCCGCGGACCAGCTCGACACGGCATGGCACTTCGCCGGCCGGCCCCAGGACCGGGCGCCGGCGTGGGCCGAAGGCGTGGTGGCGCCGGTGCTGACCGGCACCGCGGCCACCATCTCGTGCCGTCCGTGGCGGACCTACGACGGCGGTGACCACCTCATCGTCATCGGCGAGGTCGCCCACCTCGAAACCGGCGACGCCGACCCGTTGCTGTTCTTCGCCGGCGGGTTCCGCGAACTCGGCCCGCGCGGCCACGCCCACTGGTCGGCCTCGGTCGACTGCCCCGACCTCGGCTGGTTCGGCTCGGCCGCCGAATTCGCCCCGCTCACCGCAGCAGCTTCCTGA
- a CDS encoding MarR family winged helix-turn-helix transcriptional regulator, with protein MAASLDPVQLGTYFDLIEVTSLLRHAVEQQLKDAGDLSYVQFQLLARLGDSPTGSHRMTDLADGVVYSRSGLTYQASLLEKAGLVVRTPSPDDERSTEVTITEAGRTRLAQVLPGHVEVVSGLLFEPLSAADVETLAALLAPVRDHMRSTPPRSATSRRRGRRA; from the coding sequence ATGGCCGCTTCGCTCGATCCCGTGCAGCTCGGTACCTACTTCGACCTGATCGAGGTGACCAGCCTGCTGCGCCACGCCGTCGAGCAGCAGCTGAAGGACGCCGGCGACCTCAGCTACGTCCAGTTCCAGCTCCTGGCCCGCCTCGGCGACTCCCCGACGGGCAGCCACCGCATGACCGACCTGGCCGACGGCGTCGTCTACAGCCGCAGCGGACTGACCTACCAGGCGAGCCTGCTCGAGAAGGCGGGCCTGGTCGTGCGCACCCCGTCGCCGGACGACGAGCGCAGCACGGAGGTCACCATCACCGAGGCCGGCCGCACCCGGCTCGCCCAAGTGCTGCCCGGGCACGTCGAGGTGGTCAGCGGCCTGCTGTTCGAGCCGCTCTCCGCCGCTGACGTCGAAACCCTGGCCGCCCTGCTGGCCCCGGTGCGCGACCACATGCGCTCGACCCCGCCCCGCTCGGCGACGTCCCGCCGCCGCGGCCGGCGGGCCTGA
- a CDS encoding NmrA/HSCARG family protein, with protein MSDKKIIAVLGSTGAQGGGLVRAILDDPDGPFAARAVTRNADSPKARALAERGAEVVEATLDDEESLRKAFEGAHGAYVVTNFWESMSADVELAQAATAARAAKGAGVAHVVWSTLEDTREVIPVADRRVPVLQDRYTVPHFDAKAEADAFFRDSGVPTTYLRSTFYWEGFTQGSGPVRGEDGRLVLTLPIGEARLPGIAAEDIGRTADGVFAAGDEYVGKTVSIAGEHLTGAQYAAAFADALGEPVGYRPLTPGEFRALGLPAGDEFGNMFQFYVEGERDFVAARDLAAVRALNPRLQTFRAWLAAHVEAVRPA; from the coding sequence ATGAGCGACAAGAAGATCATCGCGGTACTGGGTTCGACCGGTGCGCAGGGCGGGGGACTCGTCCGGGCCATCCTGGACGACCCCGACGGGCCCTTCGCCGCGCGGGCGGTGACCCGGAACGCGGACTCGCCGAAAGCCCGCGCGCTCGCCGAGCGCGGCGCCGAAGTGGTGGAGGCGACCCTGGACGACGAGGAGTCCCTGCGCAAGGCGTTCGAGGGGGCGCACGGCGCCTACGTGGTCACCAACTTCTGGGAATCCATGTCCGCCGACGTCGAACTGGCCCAGGCCGCGACCGCCGCCCGCGCCGCGAAAGGGGCCGGGGTCGCCCACGTCGTCTGGTCGACCCTCGAGGACACCCGCGAGGTCATTCCCGTGGCCGACCGGCGGGTTCCGGTGCTGCAGGACCGCTACACGGTCCCGCACTTCGACGCCAAGGCCGAAGCGGACGCCTTCTTCCGCGACTCCGGTGTCCCGACGACCTACCTGCGGAGCACGTTCTACTGGGAGGGCTTCACCCAGGGCTCCGGGCCGGTGCGGGGCGAAGACGGCAGGCTCGTGCTCACCCTGCCGATCGGCGAAGCCCGGCTGCCGGGTATCGCGGCCGAGGACATCGGCCGCACCGCCGACGGGGTGTTCGCCGCGGGCGACGAGTACGTGGGCAAGACCGTGAGCATCGCCGGTGAGCACCTGACCGGCGCCCAGTACGCCGCCGCGTTCGCCGACGCACTGGGCGAACCGGTCGGCTACCGGCCGCTCACGCCCGGGGAGTTCCGCGCGCTCGGCCTGCCCGCCGGGGACGAGTTCGGCAACATGTTCCAGTTCTACGTCGAAGGCGAGCGTGACTTCGTCGCCGCGCGCGACCTGGCCGCGGTCCGGGCGCTCAACCCGCGCCTGCAGACGTTCCGCGCCTGGCTGGCCGCGCACGTCGAGGCCGTCCGGCCGGCTTGA
- a CDS encoding IclR family transcriptional regulator C-terminal domain-containing protein, with product METDRDFIQSIERGFAVLMAFDAERANPTLAELASATGLSRPAVRRILLTLQRLGYVRGDGPRWSLTPRVLSIGQHYSASHGMIETAQPRLLSLAEETGESASLAALDGAEVVYVARVPVRRIMSINVSIGTRVPAHATSMGRVLLAWAPPALVDEVVATGLPRFTARTITDEDGFRKALRTVQDQGWSLVAEELEEGLLSVSAPVRDASGAVVAALASSTSSGRSDVEKLRQEVVPLVVRTAARISADLGHRVAPGSGREGFF from the coding sequence ATGGAGACCGACCGCGACTTCATCCAGAGCATCGAGCGGGGCTTCGCCGTGCTGATGGCGTTCGACGCCGAGCGCGCGAACCCGACGCTCGCCGAGCTGGCTTCGGCGACCGGCCTGTCCCGCCCGGCCGTGCGGCGGATCCTCCTCACCCTGCAACGGCTCGGGTACGTCCGCGGCGACGGGCCGCGCTGGTCGCTGACCCCGCGCGTGCTCAGCATCGGCCAGCACTACTCGGCTTCGCACGGCATGATCGAGACCGCCCAGCCGCGGCTGCTGAGCCTCGCCGAGGAGACCGGCGAATCGGCGTCACTGGCCGCATTGGACGGTGCCGAGGTCGTCTACGTCGCCCGCGTCCCGGTGCGGCGGATCATGAGCATCAACGTCTCGATCGGCACGCGCGTACCCGCCCACGCGACCTCGATGGGCCGGGTCCTGCTGGCCTGGGCGCCACCGGCGCTGGTGGACGAGGTCGTCGCGACCGGCCTGCCGAGGTTCACCGCGCGGACGATCACCGACGAAGACGGCTTCCGGAAGGCGCTGCGGACCGTGCAGGACCAGGGCTGGTCACTGGTGGCCGAGGAGCTGGAAGAGGGCCTGCTGTCGGTGTCCGCGCCGGTGCGCGACGCGAGCGGCGCGGTGGTGGCCGCCCTGGCGTCGTCGACGTCGAGCGGGCGCTCGGACGTGGAGAAGCTGCGCCAGGAGGTCGTGCCGCTGGTGGTCCGCACGGCGGCGCGGATCAGCGCCGACCTCGGGCATCGCGTCGCCCCCGGCTCCGGCCGCGAAGGGTTCTTCTAG
- a CDS encoding alpha/beta hydrolase fold domain-containing protein → MLWSYDDSRTAWPALLGDAAGGPDVPATAAPARLEDATGLPAAYIEVGQLDVFRDEDLAYAAKLGRAGVPVEFHLHPGVPHEFDSIAFGADVARRAVADRVRVLKSI, encoded by the coding sequence GTGCTGTGGTCCTACGACGACAGCCGCACCGCGTGGCCGGCGCTGCTGGGGGACGCGGCCGGTGGCCCCGACGTCCCGGCGACCGCGGCGCCGGCCCGGCTCGAGGACGCCACCGGCCTCCCGGCCGCGTACATCGAAGTCGGGCAGCTCGACGTCTTCCGCGACGAGGACCTCGCCTACGCGGCCAAGCTCGGCCGCGCCGGGGTGCCGGTCGAATTCCACCTGCACCCGGGCGTCCCGCACGAGTTCGACTCGATCGCCTTCGGCGCCGACGTCGCCCGGCGGGCCGTCGCCGACCGCGTCCGGGTGCTGAAGTCGATCTGA
- a CDS encoding IS481 family transposase — protein sequence MSHRNARTTFLGRLLIVRRHQAGWPQAHIATAMGISRKCVKTWLDRYATEGEPGLRDRSSRPHTSPRRTSDELEARIVALRQRERRGPAWLGCELGVPARTVSRVLARHQIPRLAALDPITGQVIRASKTTAVRYEREQPGELVHMDVKKIGRIPDGGGWRAHGRAQREATRDRSTKIGYDYVHSLVDDHSRLAYSEIHPDEKGPTCAGFLTRAIAYFAGHGITRIERLMTDNAWAYRWSLRAVCAEHGIRQKFIKPHCPWQNGKVERLNRTLQTEWAYRQAFTSNTQRTAALAPWLEHYNTQRRHSALGGHPPTSRLPPT from the coding sequence GTGTCTCACCGTAACGCCCGGACCACCTTTCTGGGCCGGTTGCTGATCGTCCGGCGTCACCAAGCCGGATGGCCGCAAGCACACATCGCCACCGCGATGGGGATCTCCCGCAAATGCGTGAAGACCTGGCTGGACCGCTACGCAACCGAGGGCGAGCCCGGTCTGCGGGACCGATCCTCACGCCCGCATACCTCACCACGACGGACCAGCGACGAGCTCGAAGCGCGGATCGTCGCATTGCGGCAGCGTGAACGCCGCGGACCGGCCTGGCTGGGCTGCGAACTGGGTGTCCCGGCACGGACGGTGTCACGGGTACTGGCCCGCCACCAGATCCCGCGGCTGGCCGCGCTGGACCCGATCACCGGGCAGGTGATCCGGGCCAGCAAGACCACGGCAGTGCGCTACGAGCGCGAGCAGCCGGGCGAGCTGGTCCACATGGATGTCAAGAAGATCGGCCGCATCCCCGACGGCGGAGGCTGGCGAGCCCACGGCCGGGCCCAGCGGGAAGCCACCCGCGACCGCAGCACCAAGATCGGCTACGACTACGTTCACTCCCTGGTCGACGACCACTCCCGCCTGGCCTACTCCGAGATCCACCCCGACGAGAAAGGGCCAACCTGCGCCGGCTTCCTCACCCGGGCGATCGCCTACTTCGCCGGCCACGGCATCACCCGGATCGAACGGCTGATGACCGACAACGCCTGGGCCTACCGCTGGTCACTGCGTGCGGTCTGCGCCGAGCACGGCATCCGGCAGAAGTTCATCAAACCCCACTGTCCCTGGCAAAACGGCAAAGTCGAACGCCTCAACCGCACCCTGCAAACCGAATGGGCCTACCGCCAAGCCTTCACCAGCAACACCCAACGCACCGCAGCCCTTGCACCCTGGCTCGAGCACTACAACACTCAACGCCGCCACAGCGCACTCGGAGGCCACCCACCCACCAGCCGACTGCCACCAACCTAA
- a CDS encoding TetR/AcrR family transcriptional regulator, producing the protein MEDEREASAPSSRRSEYARLTRQAIVDAARDLFVRKGYFDTKVEEIARVARVAPATVYAVGGGKHGLLRTLVESGTTGEDVAAILARIASIDEPRELVAFVVHASRVEFERWSDLMRQVVAAAPQEPSVREVLRIAHDSMRSGLALTARRLAELGALRDGVDVRHATDLLWLHLCNAAYFIRTDDLGWPLDTSEAWLNETLPRALLG; encoded by the coding sequence GTGGAGGACGAGCGCGAGGCCAGTGCCCCGTCGAGCAGGCGGAGCGAGTACGCCCGGCTCACGCGCCAGGCCATCGTGGACGCGGCACGCGACCTCTTCGTCCGCAAGGGATACTTCGACACGAAGGTCGAAGAGATCGCCCGGGTGGCCCGGGTCGCTCCGGCCACCGTCTACGCGGTCGGCGGCGGGAAACACGGACTGCTCCGGACGCTGGTCGAGTCCGGCACCACGGGCGAGGACGTCGCGGCCATCCTCGCCCGGATCGCGTCGATCGACGAGCCACGGGAGCTGGTCGCCTTCGTCGTGCACGCCTCCCGGGTCGAGTTCGAGCGGTGGTCGGACCTGATGCGGCAGGTGGTCGCCGCCGCCCCGCAGGAACCGAGCGTGCGCGAGGTCCTCCGGATCGCGCACGACAGCATGCGCAGCGGACTGGCCTTGACCGCCCGCCGGCTGGCGGAGCTGGGCGCGCTCCGCGACGGCGTGGACGTCCGCCACGCCACCGATCTGCTCTGGCTGCACCTGTGCAACGCGGCCTACTTCATCCGCACCGACGACCTCGGGTGGCCGCTGGACACCTCCGAGGCCTGGCTCAACGAGACGTTGCCCCGCGCCCTGCTCGGCTGA
- a CDS encoding NADP-dependent oxidoreductase, protein MKAVRFHEYGTPEVLRYEDVALPVPAAGQVRVRVAATSFNSVDGNIRGGFMQGPIPVALPHTPGLDVAGTVDALGEGVGNVAVGDEVIGFLPMDKPGAAAEYVLAPAEVLTPAPKSVPLADAAALPLVGLTARQALFDHGKLTTGQRVLINGAGGAVGSYAVQLAKGAGAHVVAMASPRSRAAVEAAGADEVVDHTAGSVTAAVSEPVDLVLNLAPVDPAELAALLTLVRPGGALVNTTVWMPAPGDDERGVRGIDLFVRSDAGQLAQLVALVDAGELRVEVAERVALAELPALHARPAVHGKVVVVPPAA, encoded by the coding sequence CCGCCGCCGGGCAGGTGCGGGTCCGGGTGGCCGCGACGAGCTTCAACTCGGTCGACGGCAACATCCGCGGCGGGTTCATGCAGGGACCGATCCCCGTCGCCCTGCCGCACACCCCCGGCCTCGACGTCGCCGGCACGGTCGACGCGCTGGGCGAGGGCGTCGGCAACGTCGCGGTCGGCGACGAGGTGATCGGCTTCCTGCCGATGGACAAGCCCGGCGCGGCGGCCGAGTACGTGCTCGCCCCGGCCGAGGTGCTGACGCCGGCGCCGAAGAGCGTCCCGCTGGCCGACGCCGCCGCGCTGCCGCTGGTGGGTCTCACCGCGCGGCAGGCCCTGTTCGACCACGGCAAGCTGACCACCGGCCAGCGGGTGCTGATCAACGGCGCCGGCGGCGCGGTCGGGAGCTACGCGGTGCAGCTGGCCAAGGGCGCCGGCGCCCACGTCGTCGCCATGGCGAGCCCGCGCAGCCGCGCCGCGGTCGAGGCGGCCGGCGCGGACGAGGTGGTCGACCACACCGCCGGCTCCGTGACCGCCGCCGTGTCCGAGCCCGTGGACCTGGTGCTCAACCTCGCGCCGGTCGACCCGGCGGAGCTGGCCGCGCTGCTCACCCTGGTCCGGCCGGGCGGTGCACTGGTGAACACGACCGTGTGGATGCCGGCGCCCGGCGACGACGAGCGCGGCGTGCGGGGCATCGACCTGTTCGTCCGCAGTGACGCCGGTCAGCTGGCGCAGCTGGTGGCACTGGTCGACGCCGGGGAACTGCGCGTCGAGGTCGCCGAGCGCGTCGCGCTGGCCGAGCTGCCCGCCCTGCACGCCCGGCCCGCGGTGCACGGCAAGGTCGTCGTCGTCCCGCCTGCCGCCTGA